From the Teredinibacter turnerae T7901 genome, one window contains:
- a CDS encoding (2Fe-2S)-binding protein: protein MIKLTVNGKSLELDADPNMPLLYALRDIAGMTGTKFGCGVGQCGACTVHINGSPTRSCLTPVSAVQGTKITTIEGLADGDTLHPLQQAWLDNSVPQCGYCQSGQLMSAAALLAGNPSPSDADIDTAMQGNICRCGTYPRIKKAIKQAGVQIQEVKHG, encoded by the coding sequence TTGATTAAACTTACTGTAAACGGCAAGTCATTGGAGTTGGATGCCGACCCCAATATGCCTCTGCTCTACGCGCTGCGCGATATCGCCGGAATGACCGGCACCAAATTCGGTTGCGGTGTCGGCCAGTGCGGCGCCTGTACGGTGCACATCAACGGCAGCCCGACCCGCTCTTGTTTAACCCCTGTCTCGGCAGTTCAAGGCACTAAAATCACCACGATTGAAGGCTTGGCTGACGGAGATACGCTTCATCCCTTACAGCAGGCGTGGCTGGACAATTCAGTGCCCCAGTGCGGTTACTGCCAAAGCGGGCAACTGATGAGTGCGGCGGCGCTGCTGGCTGGCAACCCTTCTCCCTCTGATGCGGATATCGACACCGCGATGCAGGGCAATATCTGCCGCTGTGGTACCTACCCCCGTATTAAAAAGGCGATTAAACAAGCGGGCGTGCAGATTCAGGAGGTGAAGCATGGTTAA
- a CDS encoding GGDEF domain-containing protein, translated as MIFHHALECDANPVFRWDKNLETGIDIIDEQHQRLVALTNRLAHCLMVGSPADADHIYADLADYAGYHFATEEAIWEKYLAGDAWFSAHQREHAHFIPSLNRLSGRDENLDADQAIERTFRFLVRWLLCHILEDDKKLADAVLAIQSGLDPKAAKALAKSRANNLLTVFVDTLLNMHSQLASRTLALLRERAQRNDIQNKLEATNRELVNLAITDQLTGLFNRRHFDTVLQREINRARRQRNFLTLIYLDIDDFKKLNDTYGHAQGDLALQAVAKVITKSSRRSADFAFRVGGEEFAILLANTQPADAEIYAERLRLAVLAREIPNEHARAAPLVTLSLGVFTHLPSAGDTQDLFLGQADARLYAAKSQGRNRWISRLP; from the coding sequence GTGATATTTCACCACGCCCTTGAATGTGATGCCAACCCGGTATTCCGATGGGACAAAAACCTGGAAACCGGGATTGATATTATCGACGAACAGCACCAGCGTCTGGTGGCGCTAACCAATCGCCTGGCCCATTGCCTCATGGTAGGGTCGCCAGCAGACGCCGACCATATTTACGCTGATCTAGCCGACTACGCAGGCTATCACTTCGCCACCGAAGAGGCTATCTGGGAAAAATATCTCGCTGGCGACGCCTGGTTTAGCGCGCACCAGCGGGAACACGCGCATTTTATTCCGAGCCTGAACAGGCTGAGTGGGAGAGACGAAAACCTCGACGCAGACCAGGCCATCGAGCGCACCTTTCGTTTCCTTGTACGCTGGTTGCTCTGCCACATATTGGAGGACGATAAAAAACTTGCCGACGCAGTATTGGCGATCCAGAGCGGACTCGACCCGAAAGCAGCCAAAGCGTTGGCGAAAAGCCGGGCGAACAACTTGCTCACGGTATTTGTCGATACACTGTTGAATATGCACAGCCAGCTGGCTAGCCGCACGCTTGCCTTGCTGCGCGAGCGCGCGCAGCGCAATGACATTCAAAACAAACTCGAAGCCACTAATCGCGAGTTGGTGAACCTGGCCATTACCGACCAACTCACTGGCCTGTTCAATCGGCGTCATTTCGACACCGTACTGCAGCGGGAAATCAATCGCGCGCGGCGTCAGCGTAACTTTCTCACCCTGATCTATCTCGATATTGATGACTTCAAAAAGCTAAACGACACTTACGGTCACGCGCAGGGCGATCTGGCCTTGCAGGCGGTGGCAAAAGTCATAACCAAAAGCAGCCGACGCAGTGCGGATTTTGCTTTTCGGGTTGGCGGCGAGGAGTTTGCAATTCTGTTGGCGAACACTCAGCCAGCCGATGCAGAGATCTACGCAGAACGCCTGCGCCTCGCCGTTCTGGCTCGCGAAATTCCCAACGAACACGCGCGTGCAGCACCACTGGTAACCTTGTCACTTGGCGTATTTACCCATCTGCCTTCCGCCGGCGATACCCAGGATTTGTTTTTGGGCCAAGCGGATGCGCGCTTGTACGCGGCCAAATCCCAGGGCCGCAATCGCTGGATCAGCCGGTTGCCCTAA